One Corynebacterium efficiens YS-314 DNA segment encodes these proteins:
- a CDS encoding CG0192 family protein, with translation MSGVAKMYDTTIVPPKEEVARNWAGSVELKGSYRLVDTVGEEVGIEVLIATDLDGRLVQIPFTYRPSEINPEQTLATIEHGVLGKRWVTNALGDPVAVREFIRTILTGDDGATRDDGVAPTLDIRGTGKESEVELADVELAEVTRQRALGTVKVNGKYRNFMLRLPHVLTGYNHTGRGHSATALRLVAPNPGGSDRELLVAEFNWLE, from the coding sequence ATGAGCGGCGTAGCCAAGATGTATGACACGACCATCGTCCCGCCCAAGGAGGAGGTTGCCCGCAACTGGGCAGGCTCGGTGGAACTCAAGGGCAGCTACCGTCTGGTGGATACCGTGGGTGAGGAGGTCGGCATCGAGGTGCTCATCGCCACCGACCTGGATGGCCGCCTCGTGCAGATACCCTTCACCTACCGTCCCTCGGAGATTAACCCCGAGCAGACGCTCGCCACCATTGAGCATGGCGTGCTGGGCAAGCGTTGGGTGACCAATGCGCTCGGTGATCCGGTGGCGGTGCGTGAATTCATCCGCACCATCCTCACCGGTGATGACGGTGCGACCCGTGATGATGGTGTCGCCCCCACCCTCGATATCCGTGGCACCGGCAAGGAGAGCGAGGTGGAGCTGGCTGATGTTGAGCTCGCCGAGGTCACCCGTCAGCGTGCGCTGGGCACCGTGAAGGTCAACGGCAAGTACCGCAACTTCATGCTCCGACTGCCGCATGTGCTCACCGGGTACAACCACACCGGCCGGGGCCACAGTGCCACGGCGCTGCGTCTGGTGGCACCGAACCCCGGTGGGAGCGACCGGGAGCTGCTCGTCGCCGAGTTCAACTGGCTGGAGTAG
- a CDS encoding M13 family metallopeptidase produces MKDLYRYVNGPWLDSHIIPDDRAVDGTFHKLRDDAEEDVHEIVKEDEGRAGAIYASFMDTDAINDLGVKAIDPDLDRLSVANIDEFTTVLGELDREGVGAPIGYWVEKDSSSDESIAYILQSGLGLPDEAYYREPAHQETLSAYGEHVARMLGFLHPTRLSGLDAQTAAKRVIALEKDIARGHWNVVKTRDAVATYNPTEFDQLPRRVRSLLLGSRLPEVRLVNMMPSYAEHLDKLFSADRLADWQLWATWHILRSRAGLLSEEIAQANFDFYGTTLSGATEQKDRWKRAVALAERFVGEEIGQRFVEKHFPASSKAEMLTLVDYLVAAYRERISNLVWMTPATRERALEKLEKFNAKIGYPEKWRSYEGLEFSAGGADLVDNVRRGSAFLHDYELGKIGKPADRDEWVTTPQTVNAFYNPVVNDITFPAAILRPPFFDPEADAAENFGAIGAVIGHEIGHGFDDQGSQYDGDGNLNSWWTDEDRTEFNKLTERLIEQFNGLVPAVLKKHNIETDGVNGAFTVGENIGDLGGLGIAVVAYRKYLEDQGLTFETSPRAPFAADGAEPDLANREFNGLQRLFLAWARVWRTAIRPEMAVQYLAIDPHSPAEFRCNTIAGNVAEFYEAFDVVEGSPVYIRPEDRIAIW; encoded by the coding sequence ATGAAGGATCTCTACCGTTATGTCAATGGCCCCTGGCTGGATAGCCACATCATTCCCGACGATCGCGCTGTGGACGGCACGTTCCATAAGCTGCGCGATGATGCGGAGGAGGATGTCCATGAGATTGTGAAGGAGGATGAGGGTCGCGCGGGTGCGATCTATGCCTCGTTCATGGATACCGACGCCATCAATGACCTCGGTGTCAAGGCGATCGACCCGGATCTGGACCGGTTGTCGGTGGCGAATATTGATGAGTTCACCACTGTTCTCGGCGAGTTGGACCGGGAGGGGGTGGGTGCGCCGATCGGTTACTGGGTGGAGAAGGACTCCTCCTCGGATGAGTCGATTGCCTATATCCTGCAGTCGGGTCTGGGTCTGCCGGATGAGGCGTATTACCGTGAGCCGGCGCATCAGGAGACTCTCTCCGCTTATGGGGAGCATGTGGCCCGGATGCTGGGGTTCCTCCACCCGACGCGCCTGTCCGGCCTGGATGCCCAGACCGCCGCGAAACGCGTGATCGCCCTGGAGAAGGACATCGCACGGGGGCACTGGAATGTGGTGAAGACCCGTGATGCGGTGGCCACCTACAATCCCACCGAGTTTGATCAGCTGCCCCGCAGGGTCCGGTCCCTGCTCCTCGGTTCCCGTCTCCCGGAGGTCAGGCTGGTCAACATGATGCCGTCCTACGCAGAGCACCTGGACAAGTTGTTCTCAGCTGATCGTCTGGCGGACTGGCAGTTGTGGGCCACGTGGCACATCCTGCGGTCCCGGGCCGGGTTGTTATCGGAGGAGATTGCGCAGGCGAACTTCGATTTCTACGGCACGACCCTGTCGGGGGCGACGGAGCAGAAGGACCGCTGGAAGCGGGCTGTGGCGCTCGCGGAGCGGTTCGTGGGTGAGGAGATCGGGCAGCGGTTCGTCGAAAAGCACTTCCCGGCCAGCAGCAAGGCCGAGATGCTCACCCTCGTGGACTACCTGGTGGCGGCGTACCGGGAGCGCATCAGCAACCTGGTGTGGATGACGCCGGCGACGCGGGAGCGCGCGTTGGAGAAGCTGGAGAAGTTCAACGCCAAGATCGGTTACCCGGAGAAGTGGCGTTCCTACGAGGGTCTGGAGTTCAGTGCCGGGGGTGCGGATCTGGTGGACAATGTCCGTCGCGGTTCGGCGTTCCTGCATGATTATGAGTTGGGCAAGATCGGCAAGCCAGCAGATCGGGATGAGTGGGTGACCACCCCGCAGACGGTCAATGCGTTCTACAACCCGGTGGTCAATGACATCACCTTCCCCGCTGCGATCCTGCGCCCGCCGTTCTTCGATCCCGAGGCCGATGCCGCGGAGAATTTCGGTGCAATCGGCGCGGTGATCGGTCATGAGATCGGTCATGGTTTCGATGATCAGGGCAGCCAGTATGACGGCGACGGCAACCTGAATTCCTGGTGGACGGATGAGGACCGCACGGAGTTCAACAAGCTCACCGAGCGCCTCATCGAGCAGTTCAACGGCCTGGTTCCGGCGGTGTTGAAGAAGCACAACATCGAGACCGATGGTGTCAACGGTGCCTTCACCGTCGGCGAGAACATCGGTGACCTGGGCGGGCTGGGGATCGCCGTGGTGGCGTACCGGAAGTACCTGGAGGATCAGGGCCTGACCTTCGAGACCTCCCCCCGCGCGCCTTTCGCCGCCGACGGTGCCGAACCGGATCTGGCCAACCGGGAGTTCAACGGTCTGCAGCGGTTGTTCCTGGCGTGGGCGCGGGTGTGGCGCACCGCGATCCGCCCGGAGATGGCGGTGCAGTACCTCGCCATCGATCCCCACTCCCCCGCCGAGTTCCGCTGCAACACCATCGCTGGCAATGTCGCGGAGTTCTACGAGGCCTTCGACGTGGTGGAGGGTTCCCCGGTCTACATCAGGCCCGAGGACCGCATCGCGATCTGGTAA
- a CDS encoding PrsW family intramembrane metalloprotease → MNRLFSVTLWVVIVLSTPMLFLTLAAGVFIDPVATVLGVVFAVVYLTVVVWVLSRTPLWPDFRTHRRGPDGKKRRGHGSTAQWVAACLLWGGLAAVGIALLTSTALLDLMVKLNLDFFMLSMAGGYPEEIAKALGAALILMAFRQLNRPWHGLITGALVGLGFEVNENLLYGSTGALLDANSDIDGVLIMWGYRTLAGPLIHTILTAFAGYGIALALFRAHKTLAWRCGVAAGWIGIAFILHFAWNMLWETTLASIINIVVISLIMYPLFGYLIWRSWREARADGSYAYAPGALTTTADLALIDAPTTPSLTAPPAEPVAAGTEETAIGDGGSR, encoded by the coding sequence ATGAACCGGCTATTTTCCGTGACCCTGTGGGTGGTGATCGTCCTGTCTACCCCGATGCTGTTTCTCACCCTGGCAGCGGGGGTCTTCATCGATCCGGTGGCCACGGTGCTGGGTGTGGTCTTCGCGGTGGTGTATCTGACGGTGGTGGTGTGGGTACTCAGCCGGACACCGTTGTGGCCTGATTTCCGGACCCATCGCCGGGGGCCGGATGGGAAGAAGCGTCGTGGTCATGGGTCGACGGCCCAGTGGGTGGCGGCGTGTCTGTTGTGGGGTGGTCTGGCTGCGGTGGGTATCGCCTTGTTGACCAGTACCGCCCTGTTGGATCTGATGGTCAAGCTGAATCTGGATTTCTTCATGCTCAGCATGGCGGGTGGGTACCCGGAGGAGATCGCCAAGGCGCTCGGGGCCGCGTTGATTCTGATGGCGTTCCGGCAGCTGAACCGGCCGTGGCATGGCCTTATCACCGGTGCGCTGGTGGGGTTGGGCTTCGAGGTCAATGAGAATCTTCTCTATGGGTCCACGGGTGCGCTGCTGGATGCCAATTCGGATATCGACGGCGTTCTGATCATGTGGGGTTACCGCACGCTCGCAGGTCCGCTGATCCACACCATCCTCACCGCCTTCGCCGGTTACGGTATCGCCCTGGCGCTCTTCCGCGCACACAAGACCTTGGCGTGGCGTTGCGGTGTCGCGGCGGGTTGGATCGGGATCGCGTTCATTCTGCATTTCGCGTGGAACATGCTGTGGGAGACCACTCTGGCCAGCATCATCAACATCGTGGTGATCTCCCTGATCATGTACCCGCTGTTCGGTTACCTGATCTGGCGCAGTTGGCGTGAGGCCCGCGCCGATGGGTCCTACGCCTACGCGCCGGGCGCGCTGACCACCACCGCCGACCTTGCGCTTATCGACGCCCCGACCACCCCTTCCCTCACCGCCCCGCCGGCGGAACCGGTTGCAGCGGGAACGGAGGAAACCGCCATCGGTGATGGCGGTTCCAGGTGA
- a CDS encoding MFS transporter, with protein sequence MVQTTIQAPPRRTRTATPGQQIPWRQAGLRMAVTFSILQMLNEMGTLMAIPLYGPMAASLQLTPGQTAWALMSTTLMGAATITILDKAGDVFGHRRLMFISLVGITLGYVISALAPSFLVLVIGRALVGIIAGQALCVGIMNDRLTPENRRKTVAVIAGGQAIGVFLGFAFVGALLAMGGDWRDAFWIGAVLTIISAIGFYFYGLDSDALHRRYESKMKGATERLDIIGVAIMGIGLLLCIGISQSTVWGVFSGLTIATVGTGALLLAVSLVWESRTRNPLLPVRDIFSRRLGPAYAIFVSLGIGGSMLFNLTMTILQIPAAPHRLRIRHDRPGRFVRLPAQ encoded by the coding sequence ATGGTCCAGACAACTATCCAGGCTCCCCCACGCCGGACCCGCACCGCCACACCCGGCCAACAGATCCCCTGGCGCCAGGCAGGCCTGCGCATGGCCGTCACCTTCTCCATCCTGCAGATGCTCAACGAGATGGGCACCCTCATGGCGATCCCCCTCTACGGGCCGATGGCCGCCTCCCTGCAACTCACCCCGGGCCAGACCGCCTGGGCCCTGATGAGCACCACCCTCATGGGTGCTGCGACCATCACCATCCTGGACAAGGCCGGTGACGTCTTCGGCCACCGCCGCCTGATGTTCATCAGCCTGGTGGGCATCACCCTCGGCTATGTCATCTCCGCACTCGCCCCGAGCTTCCTAGTGCTGGTCATCGGCCGTGCGCTGGTGGGCATCATAGCCGGACAGGCACTGTGCGTGGGCATCATGAACGACCGCCTCACCCCGGAGAACCGCCGCAAGACCGTGGCCGTCATCGCCGGCGGCCAGGCCATCGGCGTGTTCCTCGGTTTCGCCTTCGTTGGTGCACTGCTGGCCATGGGTGGCGACTGGCGCGACGCCTTCTGGATCGGCGCCGTGCTCACCATCATCAGCGCCATCGGTTTCTACTTCTACGGACTCGACTCCGACGCCCTGCACCGCCGGTACGAATCCAAGATGAAGGGTGCGACCGAACGCCTCGACATCATCGGCGTGGCCATCATGGGCATCGGCCTGCTGCTGTGCATCGGCATCTCACAGTCGACAGTTTGGGGTGTGTTCTCCGGACTGACCATCGCCACCGTGGGCACCGGTGCCCTGCTGCTGGCCGTGTCCCTGGTCTGGGAATCCCGTACCCGCAATCCCCTGCTGCCGGTGCGTGACATCTTCTCCCGCCGCCTCGGCCCCGCCTACGCGATCTTCGTCTCCCTCGGCATCGGCGGATCCATGCTCTTCAACCTCACCATGACCATCCTGCAGATCCCTGCGGCCCCCCATCGCCTTCGGATTCGGCATGACCGCCCTGGCCGCTTCGTTCGTCTTCCTGCCCAATGA
- a CDS encoding PAS domain-containing protein, translating into MHMFNFEETAARLFAETHEAIIYAGRDGTIQLWNGGAEEMFGWPTGEAIGQSLDIIVPEKHRKAHWVGWDRVMDTGETKYGSEPLKVPGLRKDGSKISLEFSITILKDDAGQIEGVAALLRDVTADWEERKALKQRVRELEKAADE; encoded by the coding sequence ATGCACATGTTCAACTTCGAGGAAACCGCAGCACGCCTCTTTGCCGAAACGCACGAGGCGATCATCTACGCCGGCCGGGACGGCACCATCCAGCTATGGAACGGTGGCGCGGAGGAGATGTTCGGCTGGCCCACCGGCGAGGCCATCGGCCAGTCCCTGGACATCATCGTCCCCGAGAAGCACCGCAAGGCGCACTGGGTCGGCTGGGACCGCGTCATGGACACGGGGGAAACCAAATACGGATCCGAGCCACTCAAGGTGCCGGGTCTACGCAAGGACGGCTCGAAGATCTCACTGGAATTCTCGATCACGATCCTCAAGGATGACGCCGGCCAGATCGAGGGCGTGGCCGCCCTCCTCCGCGATGTCACCGCCGACTGGGAGGAGCGCAAGGCACTCAAGCAGCGGGTGCGGGAACTGGAGAAAGCAGCTGACGAGTGA